One genomic window of Synergistetes bacterium HGW-Synergistetes-1 includes the following:
- the ptb gene encoding phosphate butyryltransferase, translating to MEQIRTLGALLEYAKEVGPKKISVACAEDSEVMEAVENARKAGVAEAFLVGNSDKIKEVADKLGIDLSNYEVVDEKGGEAASALKAVELVSSGQAQIVMKGMVATANFLRGILNKEKGLRTGKTLSHVYIHEIKGYDRIFFISDPAFNMYPDLKIKIDIIKNVVELAHAFGVSCPKVAALAAVEVVNPDMPPTIDAALLTQMSRRGQIKGCIIDGPLALDNAVSPESAHHKGIKSDVAGYADILHVPNIDSGNMLAKAIVYFSENKTAGIVLGAAAPVVLTSRADSAETKLLSIASAVALAAHQGK from the coding sequence ATGGAACAGATTCGTACACTAGGTGCACTACTTGAGTATGCAAAGGAAGTAGGCCCCAAGAAGATAAGCGTTGCATGCGCCGAAGATTCAGAGGTAATGGAAGCGGTAGAAAACGCACGCAAGGCCGGTGTTGCCGAAGCATTTCTCGTAGGCAACTCGGACAAGATCAAAGAAGTTGCAGACAAACTCGGCATCGATCTCTCCAACTACGAAGTAGTCGATGAAAAGGGCGGGGAAGCAGCCTCAGCACTTAAGGCTGTTGAACTGGTATCGAGCGGACAGGCACAGATAGTCATGAAGGGCATGGTTGCGACCGCCAACTTCCTTAGAGGGATACTCAATAAGGAAAAAGGGCTTCGTACAGGCAAGACCCTATCTCACGTATACATCCATGAGATAAAAGGATACGACAGGATCTTCTTCATTTCCGACCCCGCGTTCAACATGTATCCCGACCTCAAGATAAAGATCGACATAATCAAGAACGTAGTTGAACTTGCCCACGCTTTCGGTGTAAGCTGCCCGAAGGTCGCAGCACTTGCAGCGGTGGAAGTTGTCAACCCCGATATGCCTCCGACGATTGATGCAGCGCTCCTTACGCAGATGAGCCGCCGGGGTCAGATCAAGGGATGCATCATCGACGGACCCCTCGCCCTCGATAATGCGGTATCCCCGGAATCAGCGCATCACAAGGGAATCAAGTCTGATGTTGCCGGATATGCAGACATACTGCACGTTCCCAATATAGATTCAGGAAATATGCTTGCAAAAGCGATCGTCTATTTCTCAGAGAATAAAACAGCAGGCATCGTCCTCGGAGCAGCAGCACCGGTAGTTTTGACCAGCCGAGCGGACTCAGCAGAAACAAAACTCCTTTCGATCGCTTCAGCTGTCGCCCTTGCAGCCCACCAGGGAAAGTAA
- a CDS encoding hydroxylamine reductase, producing the protein MSMFCFQCQETAMNKGCTVKGVCGKEEQVAKLQDLLIYTVKGISDVVVKGKIEASGIPEVNHEVLRSLFMTITNANFDADAIQKQITKMISVREGLKAKAHAAGLHDAALFKAEGRDLMLEKAASVGVLATENEDVRSLREMITYGLKGMAAYAEHALNLGKEDVDLYKFMYEAMASLLDNSLGADDLVALTLRTGEYGVKAMALLDGANTSKYGNPEITKVNIGVRKNPAILISGHDLTDLEQLLDQTKGTGVDVYTHGEMLPAHYYPAFKKYDNFAGNYGGSWWKQVGEFETFKGPILFTTNCIVPPKSEEVRQRIFTTGSAGFPGCAHIVPDPAGKKDFSAVIEMAKKFPAPEEIETGTIVGGFAHNQVLALADKVVDAVKSGAVKKFFVMAGCDGRMKSREYYTEFAKKLPKDTIILTAGCAKYRYNKLDLGDIGGIPRVLDAGQCNDSYSLAVIALKLKEVFGLDDVNKLPIAYNIAWYEQKAVIVLLALLYLGVKNIHLGPTLPGFLSPNVEKVIVEKFGIAGVGSVDDDIAMFMA; encoded by the coding sequence ATGAGCATGTTCTGTTTTCAGTGTCAGGAAACTGCAATGAACAAGGGCTGTACAGTAAAAGGCGTATGCGGAAAAGAAGAGCAAGTGGCAAAGCTCCAGGATCTTCTTATTTACACAGTTAAAGGCATCTCGGATGTTGTAGTAAAGGGTAAAATTGAAGCCTCCGGGATCCCCGAGGTGAACCATGAAGTACTGAGAAGCCTCTTCATGACGATCACAAATGCAAACTTTGATGCCGACGCTATCCAGAAGCAGATCACAAAGATGATCTCAGTCAGGGAAGGCCTAAAAGCCAAAGCTCACGCGGCGGGACTTCATGATGCCGCCCTCTTTAAGGCCGAAGGCAGGGATTTGATGCTTGAGAAGGCAGCGTCAGTCGGAGTTCTTGCAACAGAGAACGAAGATGTCCGCTCCCTGAGGGAAATGATAACTTATGGCCTGAAGGGCATGGCTGCCTATGCAGAACATGCGCTCAACCTTGGCAAGGAAGATGTTGACCTTTACAAGTTCATGTATGAGGCTATGGCGTCTTTGCTGGACAACAGCCTTGGAGCGGATGACCTCGTCGCCCTCACACTCAGAACAGGTGAGTACGGAGTAAAGGCGATGGCTCTTCTTGACGGGGCCAATACTTCAAAGTACGGTAACCCTGAGATCACGAAGGTCAACATTGGTGTGAGGAAAAACCCGGCCATCCTTATTTCAGGACATGACCTTACCGATCTTGAGCAGCTCCTTGACCAGACTAAGGGAACGGGAGTGGATGTCTACACCCACGGCGAGATGCTCCCTGCCCACTATTACCCCGCATTCAAAAAGTATGACAACTTTGCAGGCAACTATGGCGGTTCATGGTGGAAGCAGGTCGGAGAGTTTGAGACTTTCAAAGGCCCTATCCTCTTTACTACGAACTGTATAGTCCCGCCTAAGAGCGAAGAGGTTCGGCAGCGCATATTCACGACCGGTTCAGCCGGATTCCCCGGATGTGCCCACATAGTACCTGATCCAGCGGGAAAGAAGGATTTCTCTGCAGTCATTGAAATGGCGAAGAAATTCCCGGCACCGGAAGAGATAGAAACAGGAACGATAGTGGGAGGCTTTGCCCATAATCAGGTCCTTGCTCTTGCCGATAAGGTTGTCGATGCGGTCAAGTCGGGAGCTGTCAAAAAATTCTTTGTAATGGCAGGCTGCGACGGACGCATGAAGTCCAGGGAATACTACACGGAATTTGCGAAGAAACTTCCCAAGGATACGATCATACTTACAGCGGGATGTGCGAAGTATCGCTACAACAAGCTGGATCTAGGAGACATCGGAGGCATACCCAGAGTCCTTGACGCAGGACAGTGCAATGACTCCTACTCGCTCGCGGTGATAGCCCTTAAGCTCAAGGAAGTTTTCGGCCTTGACGATGTCAACAAGCTCCCGATAGCCTACAACATCGCATGGTATGAGCAAAAGGCCGTTATCGTACTTCTGGCCCTTCTCTATCTCGGTGTCAAGAATATCCACCTTGGTCCGACTCTACCCGGTTTCCTCTCGCCCAATGTGGAGAAGGTCATTGTGGAGAAGTTTGGAATTGCGGGAGTAGGCAGTGTCGATGATGACATAGCCATGTTCATGGCATAA